The Lasioglossum baleicum chromosome 15, iyLasBale1, whole genome shotgun sequence genome has a segment encoding these proteins:
- the Cpr21 gene encoding cuticular protein 21 — protein MNTLACAVFALFAVSATAAPVEESTPVGILAYTADGPNPDGSYVFSYETGNGIKAEEHGELKKLNETNSVIAVQGSYSYSLSDGSPIALSYVADENGFQPKGEHLPTPPPIPAGILKALEYIAAHPEQSTSNLVN, from the exons ATGAACACTTTG GCTTGCGCAGTCTTCGCCCTGTTCGCGGTCTCCGCGACAGCAGCTCCCGTGGAGGAATCCACGCCGGTCGGCATTCTGGCGTACACGGCTGACGGTCCGAACCCGGACGGCTCCTACGTCTTCAGCTACGAAACCGGGAACGGCATCAAAGCTGAAGAACACGGTGAATTGAAGAAGCTGAACGAGACGAACTCGGTGATCGCCGTTCAAGGATCGTACAGCTATTCTCTCAGTGACGGATCCCCGATAGCCTTGAGTTATGTCGCTGACGAGAATGGCTTCCAGCCAAAGGGCGAGCATCTTCCTACTCCTCCTCCGATCCCGGCTGGAATTCTGAAAGCTTTGGAGTACATCGCTGCGCATCCTGAGCAGAGCACGTCGAATCTGGTGAACTAA